The following are from one region of the Marinomonas sp. CT5 genome:
- a CDS encoding carbon storage regulator — translation MGNLLLTRKPGEGITINVPASEKDTEIHISTRPNSHNHNQTRVAIEAPKNVNIVRDELIGCDRKAAGQGAA, via the coding sequence ATGGGAAATTTACTACTAACACGCAAGCCAGGCGAAGGCATCACGATAAACGTGCCAGCCAGCGAAAAAGACACAGAGATTCATATCAGCACGCGCCCCAACTCGCACAACCACAACCAAACCCGCGTGGCGATTGAAGCACCAAAGAACGTCAACATTGTGCGTGATGAGCTGATAGGCTGCGACCGCAAAGCCGCTGGACAGGGTGCCGCGTAA
- the rdgC gene encoding recombination-associated protein RdgC translates to MFFKTATLFQLKETVDFDKLEAALAEFPLKEVGSQDEFTFGSLPLIRNSETWSLRSGDCLLMRFAKEEKNLPSAVVREALEEKVAQIELIEGRKVGRKEKADIKEELIFTMRPTAYAKRSDVWMHIDNKAGFIAIYSTSANMIEQSFKHLQTMLGSFPMMPLQAQVSPSATMTHWLLINDVPASLETGATCDIQESQTMDKASIAFKNLEPLSDDVTRHLQQCMSVKSLALKLIDPTTISFVLHDDLTIRKIKWDDQLKEAAFSHSDGGALSDLDANFALTSLTTREFFYSLCAWFEIAAPEQEQAA, encoded by the coding sequence ATGTTTTTCAAAACCGCTACGTTATTCCAACTTAAAGAAACGGTCGACTTCGACAAACTAGAAGCCGCGCTTGCTGAATTTCCGTTAAAAGAAGTGGGCTCACAAGACGAGTTCACCTTTGGCTCTTTGCCGCTGATCCGCAACAGCGAAACATGGTCACTACGCTCTGGCGATTGCTTGCTTATGCGCTTCGCCAAAGAAGAAAAGAACCTTCCAAGCGCCGTGGTTCGTGAAGCACTCGAAGAGAAAGTGGCACAAATAGAGCTAATCGAAGGCCGCAAGGTAGGCCGTAAAGAAAAAGCCGACATCAAAGAAGAGCTGATCTTTACTATGCGCCCAACCGCTTACGCAAAGCGCAGCGATGTGTGGATGCACATCGACAACAAAGCAGGCTTTATTGCCATCTACAGCACCAGCGCGAACATGATCGAGCAATCATTCAAGCACCTGCAAACCATGCTTGGCAGCTTTCCAATGATGCCGTTACAAGCGCAAGTGTCACCGTCTGCCACCATGACCCACTGGCTCCTGATTAACGACGTACCCGCCAGCTTAGAGACGGGCGCAACGTGCGATATTCAAGAGTCACAAACAATGGATAAAGCAAGCATTGCGTTTAAAAACCTTGAGCCATTGTCCGACGATGTAACGCGCCATCTGCAGCAATGCATGAGCGTGAAAAGCCTCGCGCTAAAACTAATTGATCCAACGACGATTAGTTTTGTTTTGCACGATGATCTGACTATCCGAAAAATCAAATGGGACGACCAGCTTAAAGAGGCGGCTTTCAGCCACTCAGACGGCGGTGCCTTGTCAGACCTAGACGCTAACTTTGCCCTAACCAGCCTAACCACGCGCGAATTTTTCTACAGCCTCTGCGCTTGGTTTGAAATTGCAGCGCCAGAACAGGAGCAAGCAGCATGA